One window from the genome of Leptospira johnsonii encodes:
- a CDS encoding alpha/beta fold hydrolase produces the protein MLRFLFAFFVCVPLIVSCSANIALKGEILHPKTSDGWDLTLEHFPPLQGTSHKKFPVILCHGFIANRIYLKINEKSSIVAHLQKEGYDVWLLELRGKQEAGSPSLFWGDKTFDYSIDDYIKQDADAAIQYVLKTTGKEKVNWIGHSMGGMLQYARLGSLGESRVANFVAIGSPAIMDPPSDVLKLWSSFTWLMNLWPAVPTETWSGVRGGTGLPIFPKRSFEEIFWHAPNIEPKIVSGIFTDSIATVSKREARQMDKIVETGQFRSEDGKLIYSQSFGNIKIPVLLVAGRRDKLGFAYSLRYVYDQLGSTDKTLFVLSKGKGFSEDYGHTDLVVGKKADDEVFPTIIHWLNKRN, from the coding sequence ATGCTTCGTTTTCTTTTCGCATTCTTCGTATGCGTACCGCTAATCGTTTCTTGTTCCGCGAATATCGCGTTAAAAGGAGAGATCCTTCATCCTAAAACCTCTGATGGTTGGGATCTCACTCTGGAACATTTTCCTCCTCTTCAAGGAACTTCTCATAAAAAATTTCCTGTGATACTTTGTCACGGATTCATAGCGAATCGTATCTATCTTAAGATAAACGAAAAGTCGTCCATAGTAGCTCATCTTCAAAAAGAAGGTTACGATGTTTGGCTTTTGGAGTTGAGAGGAAAACAAGAAGCAGGATCCCCTTCTTTATTCTGGGGAGACAAAACTTTCGATTATTCTATCGACGATTATATAAAACAAGATGCGGACGCTGCGATCCAATATGTTCTCAAAACGACCGGCAAGGAAAAGGTGAACTGGATCGGGCATAGTATGGGAGGAATGCTCCAATACGCAAGACTCGGAAGTTTAGGAGAGAGCAGAGTTGCGAACTTTGTAGCGATCGGTTCTCCTGCGATCATGGATCCGCCGTCCGATGTTCTAAAATTATGGTCCAGTTTTACTTGGCTCATGAATCTTTGGCCGGCGGTTCCGACTGAAACCTGGTCAGGGGTAAGAGGAGGAACAGGGCTCCCTATCTTTCCTAAAAGAAGTTTCGAAGAAATTTTTTGGCACGCACCGAATATAGAACCTAAAATTGTATCCGGGATCTTTACAGATTCCATCGCTACAGTTTCCAAAAGAGAAGCAAGACAAATGGATAAGATCGTAGAGACAGGACAATTCCGTTCTGAAGACGGAAAACTGATCTATTCGCAAAGTTTCGGAAATATCAAGATCCCAGTATTACTCGTTGCAGGTAGAAGGGACAAATTAGGATTTGCATATTCTCTCAGATACGTTTACGACCAGTTAGGTTCTACAGATAAAACCTTATTCGTACTTTCTAAAGGGAAAGGTTTTTCGGAAGACTATGGTCACACTGACTTAGTGGTAGGGAAGAAGGCGGATGACGAAGTATTCCCCACGATCATCCATTGGTTGAACAAAAGAAATTAA
- a CDS encoding fatty acid desaturase CarF family protein, which produces MDLLRTLFPSPFKIHRLVEVLSILLFLVFSGLCLYEFGTLSLSILQDSPWIFLSELVALLFLAYITADFLSGFVHFLGDSFGNEFTPYIGPAFIFPFRDHHVDPKGITRHDFVETNGNNCLVSLPILLYCFFAPLESGVFPWARTFWILVLVGIFFTNQIHKWAHQDKPNKLIRYMQKKRWILSPEHHKIHHTAPYDTYFCITTGWWNPLLHKIRFFPAVKKSVNSFLSLLHLG; this is translated from the coding sequence ATGGACTTGCTGAGAACTTTATTCCCTTCTCCTTTTAAGATCCATAGACTCGTGGAAGTTCTAAGTATACTTTTATTCTTAGTTTTTTCAGGACTATGCCTGTATGAATTCGGAACATTATCTTTATCGATTCTACAGGACTCTCCCTGGATTTTCTTATCCGAACTTGTAGCTCTCTTATTCTTAGCTTATATTACTGCGGACTTTCTTTCCGGCTTTGTTCATTTTTTGGGTGATAGTTTTGGGAATGAATTCACTCCTTATATCGGTCCTGCTTTTATTTTTCCTTTTCGGGACCATCATGTGGATCCCAAAGGTATCACCCGGCATGATTTCGTGGAGACTAACGGAAATAATTGTCTAGTTTCTCTACCCATTCTTCTATATTGTTTTTTTGCTCCTCTAGAAAGCGGCGTTTTTCCTTGGGCTAGGACATTTTGGATCCTTGTATTAGTCGGGATCTTTTTTACCAACCAAATCCACAAATGGGCCCACCAAGATAAGCCGAACAAACTCATTCGATATATGCAAAAAAAGCGTTGGATACTTTCTCCGGAACATCATAAAATACATCATACGGCTCCGTACGATACGTATTTTTGTATTACGACAGGTTGGTGGAATCCGCTGCTACACAAGATCCGATTTTTTCCGGCAGTGAAGAAGTCGGTGAACTCCTTTCTAAGTCTTCTCCACCTCGGATAA